One Ostrea edulis chromosome 2, xbOstEdul1.1, whole genome shotgun sequence genomic region harbors:
- the LOC125682578 gene encoding DNA polymerase III PolC-type-like isoform X2, with protein sequence MKFSNKVDEYRVKRREKMKLPGTKRRRLILKQERAMQMNASEASEGSTYQSEIGLGTEADIEQIPNPIPKPNFGAVQNLKNMEAKYIIFDLETTGLIRQGAMPHITQIGGVEIESGNVFSTYVQPKIPIEPGAEETTGIVCDGTSVFAHGSKVTAVPIREAILNFDFRVLSHAIDCIGLQEDFLEIVSGFTDSLSLIRSKHKKLEKYSQIFLAKHFCNETYSAHDAVDAHDAVEDVKMLSKFLSVAVSQSELSKAAYDAETPFLQDKFNSAKTLYLPSLNILVGNGVMKMNMAENVAGSGLGLHHLKLIHKRSGEDGLRNIFCAQTSCGKPRVTSDCKVLDYVVPKLCQFFSQ encoded by the exons ATGAAGTTCTCCAACAAAGTGGATGAATACAGGGTGAAACGAAGGGAGAAGATGAAATTGCCAGGGACAAAACGCAGACGTCTTATCCTAAAACAAGAAAGAGCAATGCAAATGAATGCATCCGAGGCATCTGAGGGGTCCACCTATCAATCAG AGATTGGTTTAGGTACAGAGGCTGACATTGAACAGATTCCGAATCCCATTCCCAAGCCAAATTTTGGTGCTGTCCAAAATCTGAAGAACATGGAGGCAAAGTACATTATATTTGATCTTGAAACTACAGGCCTTA tcaGACAAGGAGCTATGCCTCATATAACTCAAATTGGCGGAGTGGAGATAGAGTCTGGAAATGTGTTTTCAACTTATGTTCAGCCAAAGATTCCAATAGAGCCCGGAGCAGAAGAAACAACAGGAATAGTCTGTGATGGGACCTCTGTATTTGCACATGGATCCAAGGTTACTGCAGTCCCCATACGTGAAGCGATATTGAACTTCGATTTCCGTGTCCTTTCCCATGCCATTGACTGTATTGGATTACAGGAAGACTTTCTAGAAATAGTGTCTGGTTTTACTGACTCATTGTCTTTGATTCGTTCAAAACATAAGAAACTTGAAAAGTATTCACAGATTTTTTTAGCTAAGCACTTCTGTAATGAGACTTATTCTGCACATGATGCAGTGGATGCACATGATGCAGTGGAAGATGTAAAAATGCTCTCAAAATTTTTATCAGTTGCTGTTTCACAAAGTGAATTGTCAAAAGCTGCATATGATGCAGAAACCCCTTTTCTTCAAGATAAGTTTAATTCCGCAAAAACATTATATCTGCCATCATTGAATATTCTGGTTGGTAATGGTGTTATGAAAATGAACATGGCAGAGAATGTTGCAGGCTCCGGACTTGGCCTGCATCATCTGAAACTAATACATAAGCGTTCTGGTGAAGATGGTCTGCGCAATATTTTTTGTGCCCAAACCTCTTGTGGTAAACCACGAGTTACGAGTGATTGTAAGGTTTTGGATTATGTAGTACCTAAATTATGTCAGTTTTTTTCACAATAG
- the LOC125682578 gene encoding uncharacterized protein LOC125682578 isoform X1, producing the protein MQDIYHFSSKGSKLEQATYEVILDPNKDVASYDAHRSKKSHPAVKKLSFPPKSRKGMTVCIDHGWQKRGFDSVTGHTFMMSKENKVLKAVVTHRTCGVCKWWKRNRPGVKVREHRCVWNHRGSARAMESEAGLKAIKDMIQEGTPVDVIEGDGDNTLVARIHKSLGVTVKKKIDRNHCIKNIVKLLYDLRNRKDVKISNMVIQHLHKCIKYVFSKNQGDVDGMRENLQALIPHQFGDHNHCHARFCGYKRVGITQKYAHRSVPYKAPLSDPLLHEKLDLLFEPVIAKSAMYVDLGSSQACEYANRAAMLKAPKHLHYGESESLDFRIHATAASINIGRKYLSEVYFSIEVLVPMMFLFWVLSCFQ; encoded by the exons ATGCAGGATATATATCACtttag CTCTAAAGGATCCAAACTTGAGCAGGCTACTTATGAAGTGATTCTGGATCCCAATAAAGATGTCGCTTCTTATGATGCCCACAGATCAAAGAAATCGCATCCAGCAGTCAAGAAACTATCTTTCCCTCCTAAGTCCCGTAAAGGCATGACAGTTTGCATCGACCATGGATGGCAAAAAAGGGGGTTTGACAGTGTAACAG GGCATACATTCATGATGAGCAAAGAAAATAAGGTTTTGAAGGCAGTTGTAACACACCGCACTTGTGGAGTATGCAAATGGTGGAAGAGAAATAGACCAGGAGTAAAAGTTAGGGAACATCGTTGTGTGTGGAATCACAGAGGATCTGCCAGGGCCATGGAGAGTGAAGCAGGCCTGAAAGCCATCAAGGATATGATCCAAGAAGGTACTCCTGTAGATGTAATAGAGGGTGATGGTGATAATACTCTTGTGGCTCGTATACATAAGAGTCTTGGAGTGACtgttaagaaaaaaattgacaGGAATCATTGCATAAAAAACATAGTCAAACTTCTCTATGATCTTCGCAATAGGAAGGATGTTAAAATCAGTAATATGGTAATTCAACATCTCCATAAGTGCATAAAGTATGTATTTAGTAAAAACCAAGGTGATGTAGATGGGATGCGTGAGAACCTACAGGCACTTATACCTCACCAGTTTGGAGATCACAACCATTGTCATGCTCGCTTCTGTGGTTACAAGCGAGTAGGAATCACACAGAAATATGCACACAGAAGTGTGCCATACAAAGCACCACTTAGTGACCCTTTACTACATGAAAAACTTGATTTACTTTTTGAACCAGTTATTGCTAAGTCTGCCATGTATGTTGACCTTGGCTCCAGTCAAGCATGCGAGTATGCAAATCGTGCAGCGATGCTGAAGGCCCCTAAACATTTACATTATGGGGAGAGTGAAAGCCTAGATTTCCGCATTCATGCAACAGCAGCCAGCATAAATATTGGAAGGAAATATCTCTCAGAGGTCTACTTTAGCATTGAAGTTTTAGTTCCAATGATGTTTCTGTTTTGGGTTTTGAGTT gTTTTCAGTAA
- the LOC125682580 gene encoding uncharacterized protein LOC125682580, with translation MQIKKGPLELCLIITCLLIMSGIVSAEGCDLTSVHKCFSDMNMAVLSENQTAFCNGELGKLSRCLQPYDTACQNDSVYQLNVQAFQPSTFGCQGNGSLQCDIQAIRSCSSELDISALVSNLTLFCNVELKGALECVGNYRDICSTSQYSDLYSSIVSSLQPEQYGCSGTSGTQCELFTATKCILDFNIQRLEHFNSTGSWMNETALCQHLKTAENCIAPYDSACGTKPSFSSIKQFLKDDRCKEPVTDPTSSSTRLECAVTIIVWCLISLLQYEYHIS, from the exons ATGCAGATCAAGAAAGGACCACTGGAGCTATGTCTCATCATAACTTGTCTATTGATAATGTCGG GAATAGTATCTGCTGAGGGATGTGATTTAACTAGTGTTCATAAATGTTTCTCGGACATGAACATGGCAGTGTTATCTGAAAATCAAACAGCATTTTGCAA TGGTGAGTTGGGAAAGCTGAGCCGATGCCTACAGCCGTATGACACAGCGTGTCAGAATGATTCCGTGTACCAGCTGAATGTCCAGGCTTTCCAACCATCCACGTTTGGATGCCAAG GTAACGGCAGTCTGCAATGTGACATACAAGCTATACGAAGTTGCTCTAGTGAATTGGACATTTCTGCTTTAGTTTCAAATCTAACATTATTCTGCAA TGTTGAATTGAAGGGGGCATTAGAATGTGTTGGGAACTACAGAGATATCTGTTCTACTAGCCAGTATTCTGATCTATATAGTTCTATTGTTTCCTCGCTTCAACCAGAGCAATACGGGTGTTCTG GTACTAGCGGGACACAGTGTGAGTTATTCACAGCAACAAAATGCATTttggatttcaatattcagcgTTTGGAGCATTTTAATTCCACTGGTTCCTGGATGAATGAGACCGCTCTATGCCA ACATCTGAAAACAGCAGAAAACTGCATAGCTCCTTACGATAGTGCATGTGGAACAAAACCATCATTTTCATCGATTAAGCAATTTTTAAAGGATGATCGATGTAAAG AACCGGTCACTGATCCGACAAGCTCATCAACACGCCTCGAGTGCGCTGTTACCATCATCGTGTGGTGTCTTATCAGCTTACTTCAGTATGAATATCATATTAGCTAA